The proteins below come from a single Dinghuibacter silviterrae genomic window:
- the thiL gene encoding thiamine-phosphate kinase: MADTRTEIADLGEFGLIEHLTRNIEFQNASSILGVGDDAAVLDHFGKETVVTTDLLVEGIHFDLAYTPLRHLGYKSIVVNLSDVYAMNATPTQVTFSLAFSNRFSLEAIDELYEGVYAACSRYGVDLVGGDTSASQKGLLISVTAIGEVDPGQYVTRSGAGKGDLICVSGDLGAAFLGLTLLEREKRIFMESPQVQPDLEGQRHIIGRLLKPEARRDIIEFLGAQHIRPTAMMDISDGLSSELLHICKRSGVGCVIYEDKLPIHEESRQFAFKLELDPTACALSGGEDYELLFTVPQADYEKIVLSEQISVIGYVTDAAEGVHIVTRGGNKYPITAQGWKAF; the protein is encoded by the coding sequence ATGGCGGACACGCGAACTGAAATAGCAGATTTAGGTGAATTCGGCCTGATCGAACACCTCACCCGGAATATCGAATTCCAGAACGCCTCTTCGATATTGGGGGTGGGCGACGACGCGGCCGTCCTTGACCACTTTGGCAAGGAAACCGTTGTCACTACCGACCTCCTGGTGGAGGGGATCCACTTCGACCTTGCCTATACCCCCTTGCGTCACCTGGGGTATAAAAGCATCGTGGTCAACCTAAGCGACGTCTATGCCATGAACGCCACACCCACCCAGGTTACATTCAGCCTGGCTTTTAGCAACCGGTTTTCCCTGGAGGCGATCGACGAGTTGTACGAAGGGGTGTATGCGGCCTGCAGCCGCTACGGGGTGGACCTGGTGGGTGGTGACACGAGTGCTTCCCAAAAGGGCCTGCTGATCAGCGTCACGGCCATAGGAGAGGTGGACCCCGGGCAATATGTGACCCGGAGCGGAGCGGGCAAGGGGGATCTTATCTGTGTCAGTGGAGACCTGGGCGCCGCCTTTTTGGGTTTGACGCTTCTGGAACGGGAAAAGCGTATATTCATGGAATCGCCCCAGGTTCAGCCGGACCTGGAGGGACAGCGGCATATCATCGGGCGGTTGCTAAAACCGGAGGCGCGCCGGGACATCATCGAGTTCTTAGGCGCCCAGCACATACGGCCGACGGCCATGATGGACATCAGCGACGGTTTGTCGAGCGAGCTCCTGCACATCTGCAAACGCAGCGGCGTAGGGTGCGTGATATATGAGGACAAACTCCCCATCCACGAGGAGAGCCGGCAATTTGCTTTTAAACTGGAGCTGGATCCGACCGCCTGCGCGTTGAGCGGGGGCGAGGACTACGAGCTGTTGTTTACCGTTCCCCAGGCCGACTATGAAAAGATCGTCCTGAGCGAACAGATCAGCGTGATCGGCTATGTGACCGACGCTGCGGAAGGGGTGCACATCGTGACCAGGGGCGGGAACAAATACCCGATTACCGCGCAGGGTTGGAAGGCATTTTAA
- a CDS encoding inositol monophosphatase family protein, which produces MLRTTLLEASEAGSRILKHYFNGTFEVSHKSNINDLVTQADKESEAAIVEVIRASFPDHHILSEEVGALPGNASYKWIIDPIDGTVNFANGIPLCCVSIALEKDGQMIMGAVYNPFLHEFFFAERGKGATLNDRPIHVSAQKEVARSCVVTGFPYTYLDSPNGPLQVFERFIRRGVPMRRLGSAAIDLCWVAAGRFDAFYEHKLQAWDSAAGFLIVEEAGGRVTDFTGGPYSPYQPGIIATNGIIHEEMLRWVNG; this is translated from the coding sequence ATGCTGCGTACAACATTACTGGAGGCTTCTGAGGCGGGTTCAAGGATTCTAAAACACTACTTCAACGGAACCTTTGAGGTTTCCCATAAGTCGAACATTAACGACCTGGTGACCCAGGCGGACAAAGAGTCGGAAGCAGCTATCGTGGAGGTGATCCGGGCGTCCTTTCCGGATCATCACATCCTGAGTGAAGAAGTAGGCGCCCTTCCAGGGAATGCCTCCTACAAATGGATCATCGACCCCATCGACGGGACCGTGAATTTTGCCAACGGTATCCCCCTGTGTTGCGTGAGTATCGCCCTGGAAAAAGACGGACAGATGATCATGGGGGCTGTATATAATCCCTTTTTACACGAGTTCTTTTTTGCGGAACGGGGAAAGGGCGCGACCTTGAATGACCGGCCTATCCACGTGAGCGCGCAGAAGGAAGTGGCCCGGAGTTGTGTGGTGACGGGGTTCCCGTATACCTATCTGGATTCGCCGAACGGCCCCCTCCAGGTGTTCGAACGGTTTATCCGCAGGGGTGTTCCCATGCGGCGCCTGGGCTCGGCGGCGATCGACCTGTGTTGGGTGGCGGCGGGCCGTTTCGATGCTTTCTATGAACACAAGCTCCAGGCCTGGGATAGTGCCGCGGGCTTTCTGATCGTGGAAGAAGCAGGGGGAAGGGTAACGGATTTTACGGGTGGCCCCTATTCACCCTATCAACCCGGGATCATCGCCACCAATGGGATTATACACGAGGAAATGTTACGGTGGGTAAACGGCTAG
- a CDS encoding glycosyltransferase family 2 protein encodes MELSVIIVSYNVKAYLEQCLYTLSRATRSLDAEIWVVDNASTDGTAAWLTAAWPQVRCLALDENIGYARANNLPLDNVRGKYILYLNPDTLLEEQGLRQCLAFLDTQTDAGALGVRMINGFGAFLRESKRGRSSVAASFFKMTGLADRFPKNRWFSSYYAGHIDDRETHAVPVLSGAFLMARTELIQGIGGFDERFFMFGEDIDLSYRIRKAGWQNYYYTGTTLIHFKGQSTQKDSDDYRRHFFGAMTLFVRKYYGGPLAFLYRGFIQAGILFQKARFRPPRSPHWTPDSARSSWLLVGSNRDLQAFLERYAHKDIFFMTLDSERSDLRDIRRHMGFDGSTPILFCIGDLAYGPVIKWMDREGWEAPCFFHHRDSGSIIGPDKEWPVPFSPRTL; translated from the coding sequence ATGGAGCTTTCGGTCATTATCGTCAGTTACAATGTAAAGGCTTACCTCGAACAATGCCTTTACACCCTCAGCCGGGCCACGCGCTCCCTGGACGCCGAGATTTGGGTGGTGGACAACGCTTCCACGGACGGAACGGCCGCCTGGCTGACCGCCGCCTGGCCCCAGGTCCGGTGCCTGGCCCTGGACGAAAATATAGGTTACGCCCGCGCCAACAACCTCCCGCTGGACAATGTCCGGGGCAAATACATTTTGTACCTCAACCCGGATACCCTTCTGGAAGAACAAGGTCTCCGGCAATGCCTCGCTTTTTTGGACACCCAGACGGACGCGGGCGCCCTCGGAGTCCGGATGATCAACGGGTTTGGCGCCTTTTTACGCGAGTCAAAGCGGGGCAGGTCCAGCGTTGCCGCTTCCTTCTTTAAAATGACCGGCCTTGCCGATCGTTTCCCAAAAAACCGCTGGTTCTCCTCTTATTATGCAGGGCACATCGACGACCGTGAGACCCACGCCGTACCCGTGCTCAGCGGTGCCTTTTTGATGGCGCGCACCGAACTGATCCAGGGAATCGGTGGCTTCGACGAGCGTTTCTTTATGTTCGGTGAGGATATCGACCTGAGCTACCGGATCCGTAAGGCGGGCTGGCAAAACTATTACTACACCGGCACTACGCTGATCCACTTCAAGGGGCAAAGCACACAAAAAGACAGCGACGACTACCGCCGGCACTTCTTTGGCGCGATGACTCTTTTTGTCCGTAAGTACTACGGGGGTCCCCTTGCATTCCTGTACCGGGGCTTTATTCAGGCGGGCATTCTTTTCCAGAAGGCCCGGTTCCGCCCGCCCCGGTCCCCACACTGGACACCGGACAGTGCCCGTTCCTCCTGGCTCCTCGTCGGTTCGAACCGCGACCTGCAGGCCTTCCTGGAACGCTATGCGCATAAGGACATTTTTTTTATGACCCTGGACTCCGAACGCAGTGACCTTCGGGATATTCGCCGCCACATGGGCTTCGACGGCAGTACGCCCATCCTGTTTTGCATAGGCGACCTGGCCTATGGCCCCGTAATCAAATGGATGGACCGGGAAGGCTGGGAAGCACCCTGTTTTTTCCACCACAGGGACAGCGGCAGCATTATTGGGCCTGATAAGGAGTGGCCGGTGCCTTTTAGTCCCCGGACGCTCTGA
- a CDS encoding GH3 family domain-containing protein translates to MALLEFKLPKNLTKALKITTYSPKRQQVRVLKKLLKKARFTEFGQKYRFDELLLAKNPTKKFQEYVPTYNYNKIYAEWWHKTLEGKPDICWPGVIKYFALSSGTSEAASKYIPITKDIIRANKTTMVRHFLTLTGYQDIPVKSIGKGWLMLGGTTDLQKGPTYYAGDLSGISATKVPFWFQPFYKPGKSISKTKDWNLKLDKIVEEAPNWDIGFVVGVPAWIQMVMEKIIERHHLKTIHDVWPNLAFFVHGGVAFEPYKKGFERLLAKPLTYIETYLASEGFIAYQDKQNGKGMKLVTGNNIFFEFVPFDDQNFDSEGNMVEGARVLLLSEVEEDKDYAILLSTNAGTWRYLIGDTVRFVDKQRAEIIITGRTKHFLSLVGEHLSVDNMNKAVQLVAGELNLSIPEFTVAGEPHGTFFAHHWYVACDEHVDKELLRNRIDQTLKDLNDDYAVERDSALKNVYLDVLPEEKFLAFLRHKGKIGGQHKFPRVLKGKMHQDWREFLKTGA, encoded by the coding sequence ATGGCCCTATTGGAGTTTAAATTACCCAAGAATCTAACGAAAGCGCTCAAGATCACCACGTATTCCCCCAAACGCCAACAAGTGCGGGTGCTGAAGAAATTGCTGAAAAAGGCGCGTTTTACCGAATTCGGGCAGAAGTATCGTTTTGACGAGCTCCTGCTGGCCAAAAATCCGACCAAAAAATTCCAGGAATACGTCCCTACGTACAATTACAACAAGATCTACGCGGAATGGTGGCACAAAACGCTCGAAGGTAAACCCGACATCTGCTGGCCGGGTGTGATCAAGTATTTCGCCCTTTCCAGCGGAACCAGCGAGGCCGCCAGTAAGTATATCCCCATCACCAAAGACATCATCCGCGCCAATAAGACCACCATGGTCCGGCACTTCCTGACCCTTACGGGCTACCAGGATATCCCTGTCAAATCGATCGGTAAAGGTTGGCTGATGCTGGGCGGCACCACCGACCTTCAAAAAGGCCCGACCTACTATGCAGGAGACCTGAGTGGTATTTCCGCCACCAAGGTGCCTTTTTGGTTCCAGCCTTTTTACAAACCCGGTAAAAGCATTTCCAAAACCAAAGACTGGAACCTCAAGCTCGACAAGATCGTGGAAGAGGCACCCAACTGGGATATCGGCTTTGTGGTGGGTGTCCCCGCATGGATACAGATGGTTATGGAGAAGATCATCGAACGCCACCACCTGAAGACCATCCACGATGTATGGCCCAACCTGGCATTTTTCGTACACGGGGGTGTTGCCTTCGAACCGTACAAAAAAGGATTTGAACGCCTCCTGGCCAAACCCCTGACTTATATCGAGACCTACCTGGCCTCCGAAGGTTTTATCGCCTACCAGGACAAACAAAACGGCAAGGGGATGAAGCTGGTCACGGGGAACAATATCTTTTTCGAGTTCGTCCCCTTCGACGACCAGAACTTCGACAGTGAAGGCAATATGGTCGAGGGCGCCCGCGTCCTTCTCCTGAGTGAAGTGGAGGAAGACAAGGACTACGCCATTCTCCTGAGCACCAATGCCGGCACCTGGCGTTACCTCATCGGCGACACCGTCCGGTTTGTCGACAAACAGCGGGCGGAGATCATCATCACGGGCCGGACCAAACACTTCCTCAGCCTCGTGGGAGAACACCTCAGCGTGGACAATATGAACAAGGCCGTCCAGTTGGTGGCTGGGGAGCTCAACCTCTCCATCCCCGAATTCACAGTAGCCGGTGAACCCCATGGTACCTTTTTCGCCCACCACTGGTACGTCGCCTGTGACGAGCACGTGGACAAGGAGCTGTTGCGCAACCGTATCGATCAAACCCTGAAGGACCTTAACGACGACTATGCCGTGGAACGCGACAGCGCCCTGAAAAACGTTTACTTAGACGTCCTGCCCGAGGAAAAGTTTCTGGCTTTCCTTCGCCACAAGGGCAAGATCGGCGGCCAGCACAAGTTCCCCCGTGTCCTGAAGGGCAAGATGCACCAGGACTGGCGGGAATTCTTAAAAACCGGCGCATGA
- a CDS encoding LysE family translocator — protein MITALLKGLFLGLMLMISVGPVIFSIIKHSLNNGHKGGIAFVLGVSASDITIVVLSNAFTEVFDSIKRYANELGIVGSCFLAALGIYFLFFKKIQTEEESVQLTIFRKRDYARIFLSGFFMNSLNPGVLLFWFVTASATATMTLTDKIILFSTCLVMVLAADLAKVFLANRIRPRLTRHNIHLINRISGLILIGFGVALLYGILFLHPVH, from the coding sequence ATGATCACCGCTTTGTTGAAGGGATTGTTCCTGGGCCTCATGTTGATGATCTCGGTCGGACCCGTGATCTTCTCCATCATCAAGCATAGTCTCAACAACGGCCACAAGGGAGGGATTGCCTTCGTCCTCGGCGTATCGGCCAGCGACATCACCATCGTCGTCCTCAGCAATGCCTTTACCGAAGTCTTTGATTCGATCAAACGGTACGCCAACGAACTCGGCATCGTTGGTTCCTGCTTCTTAGCGGCGCTGGGCATCTACTTCCTTTTTTTCAAAAAAATCCAGACCGAAGAGGAAAGCGTCCAGCTCACCATTTTCCGCAAACGGGATTATGCGCGGATTTTCTTGTCCGGTTTTTTCATGAACAGCCTCAACCCCGGGGTGCTCCTGTTCTGGTTCGTGACGGCCAGCGCCACCGCGACTATGACCCTGACCGATAAGATCATCCTGTTCTCCACCTGTCTCGTCATGGTGCTCGCCGCCGACCTGGCCAAGGTCTTTCTGGCCAACCGCATCCGCCCCCGCCTGACCAGACATAATATCCACCTGATCAATCGAATATCGGGGCTGATCCTGATCGGTTTCGGGGTCGCCTTGTTGTACGGCATCCTTTTTCTCCACCCCGTACATTAA
- the mtgA gene encoding monofunctional biosynthetic peptidoglycan transglycosylase: MTQPSKSSPPTKNRFKGIVPRAWRFAKRLFLILFIAQLIYIFLLKWIYPPITMTQFGDMVYGWFHDYGFHRDYVSEADISPNARLAVMASEDQLFPEHGGFDWKNIEKAEKYNQKHPGRVHGASTISQQTAKNVFLWQGRNYIRKGLEVYFTKMIEWTWGKRRILNTYLNVIQMGQGIYGIEAASQHYFHKPAKSLSRAQAALIAACLPNPVRFRVDAPTPYVLARQHWILTQMSALENDDDVAALVDNPASK, encoded by the coding sequence ATGACACAGCCATCCAAGTCCTCCCCTCCTACAAAAAACCGTTTTAAGGGCATCGTACCCCGTGCCTGGCGATTTGCCAAAAGACTTTTTCTCATCCTTTTTATCGCCCAGTTGATCTACATCTTTTTGCTGAAGTGGATCTATCCCCCTATCACCATGACCCAGTTCGGCGACATGGTCTATGGCTGGTTCCACGACTATGGGTTCCACAGGGACTACGTCAGCGAAGCCGATATTTCCCCCAACGCCCGCCTCGCGGTCATGGCCTCCGAAGACCAGCTTTTCCCGGAACACGGGGGCTTTGACTGGAAAAACATAGAAAAAGCGGAAAAGTACAACCAGAAACACCCCGGCCGTGTCCACGGGGCCAGCACCATCAGCCAGCAAACCGCCAAAAACGTCTTTCTCTGGCAGGGACGCAACTACATCCGGAAAGGGCTGGAGGTCTATTTCACCAAAATGATCGAGTGGACCTGGGGCAAACGCCGCATCCTGAATACCTACCTCAACGTGATCCAGATGGGTCAGGGGATCTACGGCATCGAAGCCGCGTCCCAGCACTATTTCCACAAACCCGCCAAAAGCCTGAGCCGGGCCCAGGCCGCCCTGATCGCCGCCTGCCTCCCCAATCCCGTCCGCTTCCGGGTGGATGCGCCCACACCTTACGTGTTGGCCCGTCAGCACTGGATTCTGACCCAGATGTCCGCCCTTGAAAACGACGACGACGTGGCGGCGCTCGTGGATAACCCGGCCTCGAAGTAA
- a CDS encoding hydrolase, with protein MSTLALHRQTFGDPADAGNILTREEANALLNEWVKNDRLRLHMQQVGHLMAAWARERERLGPEDQWRWEMAGLLHDADWDQWPEDHCRRIIEELERRHVDPEIIRAIASHGPAHFGVEPVTTMDKMLYAFDELSGLVHAYSLMRPGGYDGMELKGVLKRLKEKTFAAGVNRDDITDACARAGITQNELIAFIIAHQGR; from the coding sequence ATGAGCACCCTCGCCTTACACCGCCAGACCTTTGGCGACCCCGCCGACGCCGGTAACATCCTCACCCGGGAAGAAGCCAACGCCCTCCTGAACGAATGGGTCAAAAACGACCGTCTCCGTCTCCACATGCAACAGGTAGGCCACCTCATGGCCGCCTGGGCCCGGGAGCGCGAAAGGTTGGGTCCCGAAGACCAATGGCGTTGGGAAATGGCCGGCCTTCTCCATGACGCCGACTGGGACCAATGGCCCGAAGACCACTGCCGGCGGATCATCGAAGAACTCGAACGCCGTCATGTCGACCCGGAAATCATCCGCGCCATCGCCTCCCACGGTCCCGCCCACTTCGGTGTCGAACCCGTCACCACCATGGACAAAATGCTGTATGCCTTTGACGAGCTCTCCGGCCTGGTCCATGCCTATTCACTCATGCGCCCCGGCGGGTACGACGGCATGGAGCTTAAAGGGGTCCTCAAACGCCTCAAGGAGAAAACCTTTGCCGCCGGCGTCAACCGTGACGACATCACCGATGCCTGCGCACGCGCAGGGATTACCCAAAATGAATTGATAGCATTTATTATCGCGCACCAGGGGCGCTGA
- a CDS encoding AAA family ATPase has protein sequence MLKKIVAIGPESTGKSTLCEMLAQHYRTAWVPEYAREFLLKRGPGTPYSLADLDTIARGQLDGEDKYALSLLNNADFAPFLSSDLKEKLLFIDTDMYVMKVWGEYVFDQCPPYVLEQIVQRKYDLYLLCNVDLPWVRDELREYPDLETRQQLYYIYKDIMVNQKVPWVDISGGPEERLERAIAGVEKYALGR, from the coding sequence ATGCTTAAAAAGATAGTGGCGATAGGCCCGGAGTCGACGGGCAAGAGCACCTTGTGTGAAATGCTGGCTCAGCACTACCGGACCGCCTGGGTCCCCGAATACGCGCGCGAATTCCTCCTCAAACGCGGACCGGGAACGCCTTACAGCCTCGCCGACCTGGACACCATCGCCCGCGGACAACTGGACGGGGAAGACAAATACGCTTTGTCGCTTCTGAATAACGCGGACTTCGCGCCTTTTCTCTCCAGTGACCTGAAGGAAAAGCTGCTTTTTATCGATACGGACATGTACGTGATGAAGGTGTGGGGGGAGTATGTGTTTGACCAATGCCCGCCCTACGTCCTGGAGCAGATCGTCCAGCGCAAATACGACCTCTACCTGCTGTGCAACGTGGACCTGCCCTGGGTGAGGGACGAGTTGCGCGAGTATCCCGACCTGGAGACGCGGCAGCAGCTGTACTATATCTACAAGGATATTATGGTCAACCAAAAGGTTCCCTGGGTGGACATTAGTGGGGGGCCGGAAGAGCGATTGGAACGGGCGATAGCGGGGGTGGAAAAATATGCGCTCGGGCGCTAG
- the pnuC gene encoding nicotinamide riboside transporter PnuC — protein MNVYQSFIDGLRGTTLLEYIGVFSGIICVWLGKKEHILNYPFGILNTGIYVYLSCAGNLLGEASVNIFYTVMNVYGWILWARKGADRRPALVITRSNRRDWIKALAFFGFCWLVLFVSLSYAKTYFAPRAIPLADGFSAAAAYTGMWLLTQKKIENWIWWIITDIASIPLYFIKGYVFTSFQFLVFLVLAIMGLVEWINKWKAAYA, from the coding sequence ATGAACGTTTACCAGTCATTTATCGATGGCCTCAGGGGGACCACGCTCCTGGAATATATAGGTGTGTTCTCGGGCATAATATGTGTGTGGCTGGGCAAAAAAGAGCACATCCTCAACTATCCCTTTGGCATCCTCAATACGGGCATTTATGTCTACCTCAGTTGCGCGGGTAACCTCTTAGGGGAGGCCAGCGTCAACATTTTTTACACGGTGATGAACGTATACGGGTGGATCCTGTGGGCCCGGAAGGGCGCAGACCGGCGTCCCGCCCTTGTCATCACACGCTCCAACCGCAGGGACTGGATAAAGGCGCTGGCCTTTTTTGGTTTTTGCTGGCTGGTGCTGTTCGTTTCCCTTTCTTACGCAAAGACGTATTTTGCACCCCGGGCCATCCCGCTGGCGGATGGTTTTTCGGCCGCGGCCGCCTACACCGGTATGTGGCTGTTGACACAAAAGAAAATCGAGAACTGGATTTGGTGGATTATCACCGATATTGCAAGCATCCCCCTGTATTTCATCAAGGGCTATGTGTTCACCAGTTTTCAGTTCCTGGTGTTCCTTGTCCTGGCGATCATGGGACTCGTAGAGTGGATTAATAAATGGAAAGCGGCTTATGCTTAA
- a CDS encoding NifU family protein: MIKTGNPVISIYTEMTPNPETMKFVANKLLYPGKSADFPDVESAKPSPLAGEIFAFPFIKSVFIASNFVTLTKTPETDWSDVIPTIRQFLKEYLEEGKPVINEEEILAVKKPESTNTVHADDDDVVKRIKELLENYVRPAVEMDGGAIQFRSYTDGVVNLMLQGSCSGCPSSMITLKAGIEGMMKRMIPEVREVVAEAE; this comes from the coding sequence ATGATCAAGACAGGGAACCCGGTCATCAGCATCTATACGGAAATGACTCCGAACCCGGAGACCATGAAGTTTGTGGCCAATAAGCTGTTGTACCCGGGCAAGAGCGCGGACTTCCCCGACGTGGAGAGCGCCAAGCCTTCCCCCCTGGCCGGAGAGATTTTTGCTTTTCCTTTTATAAAAAGCGTTTTTATCGCCAGTAATTTCGTGACCCTGACGAAGACGCCGGAGACGGACTGGTCGGACGTGATCCCGACCATCCGCCAGTTCCTGAAGGAGTACCTGGAGGAAGGGAAACCGGTGATCAACGAGGAAGAGATCCTGGCGGTGAAAAAACCCGAAAGTACCAATACGGTGCACGCCGATGACGACGACGTCGTCAAACGCATCAAAGAGCTTCTGGAAAACTATGTACGTCCCGCCGTCGAGATGGACGGGGGCGCCATCCAGTTCCGTAGCTACACGGACGGCGTGGTGAACCTCATGCTCCAGGGTTCCTGCTCGGGCTGCCCCTCTTCGATGATCACGCTCAAGGCGGGTATCGAAGGCATGATGAAACGCATGATCCCCGAAGTCCGGGAAGTTGTTGCGGAAGCCGAATAA
- a CDS encoding carboxymuconolactone decarboxylase family protein yields the protein MSQAVAIQNETFLNLLGELQLEDYTPSAAVQSLLQVESRYIKDLKINVSNVLNNNQHLSKKEALLLALAVALNERFDLLKESLTGLARQVGATEAELAEVAACTSLMNTNNIFYRFRHFVKKDVYTAQPAGIKMTIMANPVLGKEFFELLSLVVSSVNGCELCVTSHEQSVLQHGASESKVFEAVRLGAVVKGLITILA from the coding sequence ATGAGCCAGGCCGTTGCTATTCAAAATGAAACATTCCTGAACCTGCTGGGTGAACTGCAGTTGGAGGACTACACTCCTTCGGCTGCGGTTCAGTCCCTGCTGCAGGTGGAAAGCCGCTACATCAAGGACCTGAAGATCAATGTCAGCAATGTCCTGAACAACAACCAGCACCTGTCGAAAAAAGAGGCGTTGTTGCTGGCCCTTGCGGTGGCCCTGAACGAGCGTTTTGACCTGCTGAAGGAGTCCCTGACGGGGCTGGCCCGGCAGGTGGGCGCCACGGAGGCCGAGCTGGCGGAAGTCGCCGCCTGCACCTCGCTGATGAACACCAATAACATTTTCTACCGGTTCCGGCACTTTGTAAAAAAGGACGTCTATACCGCCCAGCCGGCTGGGATCAAGATGACGATCATGGCGAACCCCGTGTTGGGCAAGGAGTTTTTCGAGCTCCTGAGCCTGGTGGTGTCGTCGGTGAACGGGTGTGAGCTTTGTGTAACCTCCCACGAACAATCGGTGCTCCAGCACGGCGCCTCCGAATCGAAGGTGTTCGAGGCGGTGCGCCTGGGGGCGGTCGTTAAGGGATTGATTACCATACTGGCCTGA
- a CDS encoding peroxiredoxin: MSNRVLSVGSVFPAFKKKAVVSIEKGKEFIDLTHEYASSKGKWTVYFWWPKDFTFVCPTEIAEFNKKHSEFSDRDAVLIGASTDSEFVHAAWRRDHSDLKDLKFPMLADTSKSLAEELGILEAEEKVAYRATFIVDPQGIVRWVSVYDLSVGRNVQEVIRVLDALQTDELCPCNWSKGEETLTTQLALN, from the coding sequence ATGAGCAACCGTGTTTTGTCCGTGGGAAGCGTGTTTCCTGCATTTAAGAAAAAGGCCGTCGTTTCGATCGAAAAGGGTAAAGAGTTTATCGACCTCACCCACGAATATGCCTCTTCCAAGGGCAAGTGGACGGTGTACTTCTGGTGGCCGAAGGATTTTACTTTCGTTTGCCCCACCGAAATCGCCGAATTCAACAAAAAGCATTCGGAGTTTTCCGACCGTGACGCCGTCCTGATCGGTGCCTCCACCGACTCCGAGTTCGTACACGCGGCGTGGAGAAGGGACCACAGCGACCTGAAGGATCTGAAGTTCCCCATGCTGGCGGATACGTCGAAATCCCTGGCGGAAGAGCTGGGTATCCTGGAAGCCGAAGAGAAAGTAGCCTATCGTGCCACGTTTATCGTTGATCCTCAGGGGATCGTCCGCTGGGTCAGCGTGTATGACCTGAGCGTGGGCCGAAATGTACAGGAAGTGATCCGCGTGCTGGACGCATTGCAGACGGACGAGCTTTGTCCCTGTAACTGGTCCAAAGGCGAAGAAACACTGACCACTCAATTAGCCCTTAACTAA